A single window of Amphiura filiformis chromosome 17, Afil_fr2py, whole genome shotgun sequence DNA harbors:
- the LOC140136763 gene encoding cytochrome P450 2J4-like yields MAVLQTLYSYLAVLFFDVHAVLVGLIVFLVLSWMVHGYLNRVKNLPPGPRSWPLVGCLPHLIYMNVKNKSNIYEMVETLSKQYGPVCYLSLPFGTKMVMVSGYKAVNESLTCPGLGEDRPPFPQDNPDELLNGLGVLMSSGEQWKEHRRFSLNVLRGFGVGKRSFEDQIATESAYLIKEIESRKGQPFEPTLLFCNAVSNVICSVVFGKRFEYDDPEFKHLLHWLEGMLDQDNLASFVFLLMPKLATYLLRIPFFPKGPMTSFRNLRSKVQDIVDEHRRTFDKGNMRDYIDVYLSERQRKNEQGIQTYLSDVELRAVVQDFFVAGTETTSTTLRWALLYMMKFPDVQKRVHEEIDSVVGRDRLPRLSDKPELPYTQAVIHEIQRFGGIIFLIPLRYAKFNTEFLEYIIPKGSMLQNNLHSATRDASVWEEPDVFKPERFLDDKCQVVKPPQQIVFGAGKHACLGEQLARMELFIFYTHLMHRFSFKKVTEGESLNIQPKPAAVLTPYPYNICAIVR; encoded by the exons ATGGCTGTCTTACAAACTCTTTATAGTTATTTGGCAGTACTATTTTTTGATGTTCATGCTGTGTTAGTCGGTTTGATTGTATTTCTCGTATTGTCATGGATGGTACATGGTTATCTCAATCGGGTGAAAAATCTGCCACCAGGTCCAAGAAGTTGGCCCTTAGTCGGTTGCTTGCCTCATCTCATATACATGAATGTAAAGAATAAGAGCAACATTTACGAAATGGTTGAGACTCTGTCCAAGCAGTACGGACCGGTATGCTATTTATCACTTCCTTTCGGCACCAAAATGGTCATGGTTAGCGGTTATAAAGCTGTGAATGAGTCATTGACTTGTCCTGGATTGGGTGAAGATCGACCACCCTTTCCACAAGATAATCCAGATGAACTTCTCAATGGTCTTG GAGTTCTCATGTCATCAGGAGAACAATGGAAAGAGCATCGCAGGTTTTCCCTCAACGTTTTAAGAGGATTTGGCGTCGGTAAAAGAAGCTTCGAGGATCAGATTGCTACAGAGAGTGCGTATTTGATAAAAGAGATTGAGTCCAGAAAAGGTCAACCATTCGAGCCAACCCTTCTCTTCTGCAATGCTGTGTCGAACGTCATATGTTCTGTTGTATTTGGGAAGCGTTTTGAATACGATGATCCAGAATTTAAACATTTACTACATTGGCTGGAGGGAATGCTTGACCAAGATAATCTTGCCAGTTTTGTTTTCCTACTGATGCCAAAATTAGCTACATATCTCCTGAGGATTCCATTTTTCCCAAAAGGCCCTATGACCTCCTTCCGGAATCTTCGTAGCAAAGTTCAAGATATAGTGGATGAGCACCGACGTACCTTTGATAAGGGTAACATGCGAGACTACATCGACGTGTATTTGAGCGAAAGGCAGAGGAAAAACGAACAAGGGATTCAAACGTATCTCAGCGATGTGGAACTCCGTGCGGTCGTTCAGGACTTCTTTGTGGCTGGTAccgaaacaacatcaacaacattaCGTTGGGCTCTGCTCTACATGATGAAATTTCCTGACGTTCAGAAACGGGTACATGAAGAAATTGACTCAGTAGTTGGTCGAGATCGTCTACCTAGACTTTCTGATAAGCCTGAACTGCCTTACACCCAAGCTGTTATACATGAGATCCAGCGTTTTGGAGGCATTATCTTCTTAATCCCTCTTCGCTACGCTAAATTTAATACAGAGTTTCTTGAGTATATCATCCCCAAAGGCTCTATGCTGCAAAATAATCTGCATAGCGCTACTCGTGATGCGTCAGTTTGGGAAGAACCTGATGTGTTCAAACCAGAGCGATTCCTGGACGACAAATGTCAGGTCGTGAAGCCTCCACAACAAATAGTGTTTGGTGCAG GTAAACATGCATGTCTTGGAGAACAGTTGGCCCGTATGGAACTCTTCATCTTTTACACGCATCTTATGCATCGGTTTAGTTTCAAGAAAGTCACAGAGGGAGAAAGCTTGAATATTCAACCTAAACCAGCAGCAGTGTTAACACCATATCCCTACAATATCTGTGCTATTGTGCGTTAA